A genomic region of Cannabis sativa cultivar Pink pepper isolate KNU-18-1 chromosome 1, ASM2916894v1, whole genome shotgun sequence contains the following coding sequences:
- the LOC115706638 gene encoding receptor-like serine/threonine-protein kinase At2g45590 → MPSRPDPPLLPAVMTPPVVSTIHHHNHHRVLLPVLAGTLTVTVIGIFFLVVFIYRKLSYNRTTPFDQSNQTSGVSNQHQRFSYSLLRRATGSFSASNLLGHGGFGMVYKATLPSGQSLAVKLMDSHGSIQGEREFHNELSLSLNLCSPNVISLLGYSMDSRRRKLLLVYELMPNRSLQEALFDRKCAELMEWKKRFSIILDIARGLEYLHHSCNPPVIHGDIKPSNVLLDSEFNAKIGDFGLARLKTEDQDQGNLVVEEEDEGEENVIEKKEKSRNGGVVMEIGDDNGSILEETESVTVSVLTSGFDQEGLSVIERSPESCIVRISGPEASPETTVAESPATVDRIGAASEGGFDRASMGSGRDLVGNGRRKGGSGRDWWWKQDNNGGGSESGRVKDYVMEWIGNEIKKEKPKAEWAVASPSSADILGSSTTDSELKKKKKRKKRLEWWSSLDEERIAQKKEKNRKPREWWKEEFCEELTKKKKKKKKNSMGGGESWWQKDDDELQERKKRKSKSSRGSIDWWLDGISGDLRSGRRNSQDWASSDIPKSGGISSTPSMRGTVCYVAPEYGGGGQLSERCDVYSYGVLILVLVSGRRPLQVTASPMSEFERANLTSWARQLARNDRLLDLVDPSLHSLDKVEALLCLTIALLCLQRTPSKRPSMKEIVGMLSGEAEPPHLPFEFSPSPPSSFPFKSRKKAR, encoded by the coding sequence ATGCCATCGCGTCCCGATCCGCCTCTTTTGCCGGCGGTGATGACGCCGCCGGTTGTTTCCACCATCCACCACCACAACCACCACAGAGTCCTCTTGCCTGTTCTCGCCGGGACACTAACTGTGACCGTTATCGGGATTTTTTTCCTCGTTGTGTTTATTTACCGGAAGCTCTCGTACAACCGGACTACTCCCTTTGACCAGAGCAACCAAACCAGTGGCGTTTCTAACCAGCACCAGAGGTTTTCTTACTCCCTTCTCCGGCGAGCAACTGGGTCATTCTCTGCTTCGAATCTTTTGGGTCACGGTGGGTTCGGGATGGTTTACAAGGCTACGCTTCCGTCAGGTCAGTCCTTGGCAGTTAAGCTCATGGACTCTCATGGGTCAATTcaaggagagagagagttccACAACGAACTGTCGTTGTCGTTGAACCTCTGCTCTCCTAATGTGATTTCTCTTCTGGGTTACTCCATGGACAGCCGAAGAAGAAAGCTTTTATTGGTTTACGAGCTCATGCCCAATAGAAGCCTCCAGGAGGCTTTGTTTGATCGGAAATGTGCCGAATTAATGGAGTGGAAGAAAAGGTTCAGCATTATCCTTGACATTGCTCGAGGCCTTGAGTACCTCCACCATTCCTGTAATCCGCCTGTGATTCATGGGGATATTAAGCCCAGTAACGTATTGCTTGATTCTGAGTTCAATGCTAAGATCGGTGATTTCGGTCTAGCAAGGTTGAAGACGGAGGATCAGGATCAGGGTAATCTTGTCGTGGAAGAGGAAGATGAGGGGGAAGAAAATGTcattgagaagaaggagaagagcaGAAATGGAGGAGTAGTTATGGAAATTGGGGATGATAATGGGTCGATCTTAGAAGAGACAGAGAGTGTCACCGTGAGTGTGCTAACTAGTGGGTTTGATCAAGAGGGTTTAAGTGTAATTGAACGTTCGCCGGAGAGTTGCATCGTCAGGATCTCGGGACCTGAGGCTTCGCCGGAGACGACGGTGGCAGAGTCGCCAGCGACGGTCGATAGGATTGGGGCTGCATCGGAGGGTGGTTTCGATAGGGCTAGCATGGGGAGTGGGAGAGATTTGGTTGGGAACGGGAGGAGAAAAGGGGGTTCAGGGAGGGATTGGTGGTGGAAACAAGACAACAATGGCGGAGGGTCAGAGTCAGGGAGAGTAAAGGATTACGTTATGGAATGGATTGGGAATGAGATCAAAAAAGAGAAACCCAAGGCGGAATGGGCCGTCGCGTCTCCGAGCTCGGCGGATATTCTGGGGTCGTCAACAACAGACTCCGaactaaagaagaagaagaaacggaAGAAAAGATTGGAATGGTGGTCATCTCTGGACGAAGAGAGAATAGCccagaagaaagagaagaatcGAAAACCACGGGAATGGTGGAAGGAGGAATTTTGCGAAGAGCTcactaagaaaaagaaaaagaagaagaagaatagtaTGGGAGGTGGAGAATCATGGTGGCAAAAAGACGATGATGAACTTCaagagagaaagaagagaaaaagcAAGAGTAGCAGAGGGAGTATCGATTGGTGGTTAGATGGTATAAGCGGCGACTTGAGAAGTGGCCGGAGAAATAGCCAAGATTGGGCTAGCTCCGATATCCCCAAGAGTGGTGGTATTAGTAGTACTCCTTCCATGAGAGGAACCGTTTGTTATGTTGCTCCGGAGTACGGCGGAGGAGGGCAGCTATCAGAAAGGTGTGATGTCTATAGTTATGGGGTTTTGATTTTAGTATTGGTTTCGGGGCGGAGACCACTACAAGTGACGGCATCGCCAATGTCGGAATTCGAAAGGGCTAATTTGACCTCATGGGCAAGGCAGCTTGCTCGGAATGACAGGCTTTTGGATCTTGTTGATCCTTCATTGCATTCATTGGATAAGGTAGAGGCATTGCTATGCCTTACAATTGCCCTGCTTTGCCTCCAAAGAACGCCAAGCAAAAGACCCTCCATGAAAGAGATTGTTGGGATGCTTTCCGGAGAGGCGGAGCCACCTCATTTGCCCTTCGAGTTTTCGCCTTCGCCGCCTTCCAGTTTTCCGTTTAAGTCCCGGAAGAAGGCACGGTGA